CAGAAAAGCCGTTAAGCGTCATTAGCAAGTCAAGAGAAAGAGGATAAAAGGGAGGAGGGATCCTCCTGAGGGGGCAGACTCAACTATTGTAAAACCTATTTTCTTTAGATCTAAGACCATCAgtaaatatagtttttaaatgatttatttaaatcaCTTAAATCAATGAAAATTCAAGCAAGAGAAATTggattaaataaaatcatttaaatcaATGAAAATTAGCACATTACATTTGGttatattttatatcatttttatttaaaaatgttCACTATTAAGTGATACAGTTAATAAACAAATTTtgatatatatgtattttaaatacaactaaaattataaatttataaaaaaaattttacaaaatattataatatatatatatatatatttttttgaaataggggttgggggaCTCGAACCTTAGATCTCTCAGATCtatcaggatgcactttccaccagactaagtctcggagtgctataatatattttttttaaaatcgagaataatagtaaatttttaatattataataattttatatttgcatACGATATGGTTGCAGGCAGATGAATTGGGCTAGACCCAACGAGAAACACGTCTACCAGGCCCAGAAGGTTTAAGATTCTTATTGAGCCTCCTAAATGGGAGAAGATGGGCTCAACATAGGACGCATGTCTAGAAAAAGACATTTGAGTAGTTTTTTCCCTCAACAATAATACCAAACATATCCCTATGTGACTTATTAATACTAGAGGAGATGTCAAAATCTGAGAGGGCTGaagttaaaatttgaattttttcaatcaataaccatttcaaaatttattgatCAAATAGGTTAAGATTGTCTCATAATTATAGATTAACCaattaagaatttttaaattagataATGTCGAAATTTAAATAGTCTcttctataattattataaatttatttcagttGTGATTGTAATACTATTTTTGGATCGAACGTTAAGGGACGAATTATTCAATTTAAGttttcgaattaatttaaaaaagtgaTAATAAAAGGCAAAATTGAAATTCCATTGGATttgtattatatataataataataatgatattaCAAAGAAGAGACGAGGGAAAGAGCAAAGGATAGAAATGAAAGTAGTTTGTACAATGATAGGAAGCTTTAGGAGCATAAAACCTGGAGAGAATCTACAAATGGTAACCCCCAAACAGagcacaaatcacataaaagaCGTGGACTTATCGGCATGGTCCCACCACATTGGCCTTTTTGGCAAGGCAAAGCCCATCCCCATTATAGCATTTTGGGTCCCTCCCCATCATTTATTTATGATGGATTATGCTCACGCCTGATTTCAACAATAATTTTCCCCCTCAAGAGTCACACATGGGGATCATTTTATCTATGCTTTGCTTTTTGACAATCTATACACCATGTGCTTCTTAGTTGTTAAAGCAATATCCTCTGTCTTCCCCTTCCCTTTTCTGATGTTTTGAAATcgaaaaaatagaatttaaattatgAGTATAAACTTCAAGAAGAGAAAAACGTTtctcccttttatcctttttcttttgtatgCCGGTGACGTTTAAGGTTTTTTTGTAGTGCAATCTGTTTCTGTCACTCAGATCCGTACGTACGAACACATCAAAATCTCTCTCCATACCAAACGGTCATTTAATTCTCTTGGCACATATATGAGCAGAGTTGTGAAATAACTGAACCTGCCTTACCTACCTCCAATCACGTTATCGAACTAAGTTCCCAAAAAAGAAGTCTGCATATGTGTCTAATCCGGCTTATTTTATACCTCCGAATCGGAATGTTCCGCGTAAGCTAATTTATTCATGAGAGAAACCTGATATACTTTGAATCTGAACCTTCTCTTAAGGCTTGACCTTACCTTAAAGGACAATAAGCCGAGCGATCATCACTTCCCATCATCTCTATTTGCCTGCAAAATAAGAAATGTTTCTCACTTTTCTGCATAATTTTATTCATGTTACCATGTTGGGGTCTCTCTTAATATTAACATTGAGTTTATCACTTTTAGCAAACACGATTGTTTATTTATTGGTATAAATCCATTAAATTAATGGTATAAatccattaaattaatttaaaaatatttttaatataaatagataTGTATAAAATTTAGGAAATTAAACGTCTTAAATTTAAgagtaaattaataaataagtaattttaatataataatattgatttttgaatgagatattaaattaaaaaatgaaattaaatatttaaaattcaatgcAGGTGTTATGAATAAACCTGCAGCGGTTGGACCATATTTGATCAGAAAAGTTAAACCCACGCCACAAAAAAATAACCGCTTACGTTAAACAAAGTCAACGTATAAACACAAAAGCTACGCGCCAAAGGAGAAGAAGACACTCATTTACTCATTTGGTCAGTAAAGTCAGCgggcaataatttaaatttatattattaaaagtataatttatttatttatttaaaaattattaaataatacgtattaattttaatcaaagtTAATTTCAAaatgtatttaatataaattccacttgatataaaattaaattaaaaataattagttaaatatttatattaaatttattttaaatttgattattattattattattattattattattattacttcaTAATATACgagtttgtttatttttatatattttaattaataattaataatttataatttatatggaGCGTTAAGAAAAAACAAAGAACGGGCAACAATGTAATACAGAATAATAAAGGAGGGCAAAATCGGAAAGAAAGGAGTGTCGTCCTTTAGCGGCATGAAGCCCCCAGTATTGCGCCACAGAGCATCACGCAGAGTTTTACATCTCCTCTCCTACTTCATATAAAACCCCATACGCCACAAGCACATTTGCTTTTCCCTCTCATTTtctccattgaattctctcttcttttattcTCCTGGAAAGTTCAGCCCTAAGGCCTAAGGGAGACAACTGTGTCAGAGGCGAACCCGATAACCATTCATCTCTCTACAGTACAGACTACCTAAACAGAGGTAGGAAGAGGAAACGAGAGAGATTGTGGCATTGAGATTTGTGACGAGAGAGAGAAGATCTCGAGCAGATCAGGGTGATTTAAAGCAGAGGCGGCGAGAATTTATTGATGTGATATGAGAGCTTTGTAGAACGAGCGTTTGACTCTCCCTCTTCCCCTTCCCCTTCCCCTTCCCCTTCCTTTCTTCCCGTCTCTCTCTGACGCCATATTTTCATACTCTGACGCCATTTTCTTACCAGGCTGATTTTGTTCTTTTCCTAGTGTAATTATTATTTCTCTGTAATTTTTCAACATCTACTTGAGTTTCGTGTGCTTGAGTTTTTACGCTTTCGACTGTACACCAAACACTCGCTCTCTTTCTGGTGAGGACACCCATTGTTTTATCTGGATATTCAGATACGAACGTATTATTTAAGGGCATAAATCGATGCGGGCGGCGCGAAATTCGAGGTGTTTATGTGAAGGCAGAAGTTGTCTCAGtccaatgtatgttatggtcTGCTGCTAGTGTGTTTCATTACAGAGCGACATATAGAAATCTTTCCTTAGAACCCGCCATTTCTGGACTGGGTTTCGAGATTGTTCCTGGCTTTGGAGAAAAGTCTAAAAATTTGTCATTTTAAAAACAGAGAGAAATTGGTGCTCAGGTGGGTATGAGCAGTTTCAGACAATACAGTGGCTTGTTTTGCGTACTTATGTGAAGGTTCTCTCGTGGTTTTTGGCTGTTAGGAGGGGTAATTTGGGAATAGAAAAATGAAGTTTATGAAGTTGGGTTCGAAGCCTGATGCGTTTCAAGCTGAAGGCAAATCCGTCAGGTTAGAGGATTTTGCACTTTTTTTTTGTATGTCAAAGCTGACAAGCTCAacctttgtttttttctttattatttaatatgccTTCTTCAAATCTGTTGTTGTTTTGCTCTGTTTTGTAGCTTTAGTTACTGCTTGCTAATCGTTGGTCTTTGCCTGTTTTGTATGTTTTTTTTGTCGAATACGATGAATCCTTTGGATGTCAAACTCATAAGGTTCTCATGGAATTTTGTTAAATAAAGCATGACTGATTTAACCATATAAAGATTAAAAACTGTCCTTTTGAaggtaaaaatttaatattgttattttctaaatttcgtAGTACTggcaaagaaataaagaaaatacacaatattttctaaattttgttCTATTGAGAAAAAAGCCAAAATTTCTAGGCTCTGTGGTTGCACTCTCTTGTTATGTTTTTGCTGCTGCTATTATTACTACCACTACTACTTATTAAGGGaggaaggggggggggggggaggggcATCTGAAGGGTGGTCCTGCAACTGAGCTGTCCTTTTTGGACGGGTGATCGGTGGTCCAAATGTGCTAAAACCTTGTAGCTAACTAGTTATATGCAAGGATTTTAATCATCACAGCGAACAGTTTCTGCCGTAGCATTTGCTGTACCTTATCTTCAAACGACGTTTAATTTGCTATACTCTTTTTAGTTTTCCCTTTTTTGTGGGGAGAAAAaggaggggggggggggtgggggTGCTGGTGCGAGGAGTTTCAGGGTTGTTGGTAAATGTAATTTCTTGAGCATTAAGTTTATCACATTCTACCAAAATGGATTTTTGAACATTGTGGTAAAAGAGTGGCACTACCTCTTACATACATGCACAGTGCTCTCTGGCTGCATGATAAGATGCCAAGCTGAAACAGAGCTAGGTTGACATTTACTTGGAAAGTATTGAAAGCATGCATTATAGGCATTTGAcaattattctttctttttttcgtCTTCTTTTGAACTGACTTATTCAGTAAGGTCTGGACAGCTAGGCTGGAATCTACGAATTTTGATTGTAATGAGATTATGGCTCTACTTGATTTTTCTTGCATATAAGCTCCTGGTTTTTCCTTCGTGGGCGTTTTTGCTACTGCAATATATATTAGCAGCCAATCTAGTTTAGTTTTTTTTGCTGAATGAACTTGCCTGTGAAATAGATTTGTGAATGAAAAATGCATCACTCTAACTTGCTGGTAAGAGGGCTGGCCATTGCCAATCTAGTTGACACTCTGTAGACCTGAATTTAATCTCTttgaaaatattctttttttttttttctaaaaaaaaaaaagctcatgTGATATGCAGCCATAGCATATGCATCCTGAGTCCACTTTGAATTTGGAAAAGATTCTTCCAGTAGTGAAGATCAAGTCAACTATCAAGTTCTTAAAAGTTAATTACAATTATTTTCTTCCTTTGGGCCATGATATCTTACAGTTTATTAGAGCATTTATTGCTTGCCCATTGCAGGCGGGATGGTGTTTCCTATTTATGGACTCATTATGATCAATGTGCTCATGCAGGTATGTGTCATCTGAGCTGGCTACAGATGTCACCATAAATGTTGCTCAAGTTAAGTTTTACCTCCACAAGGTATAGTCTAGATAAAGTACAGTTTATGCTTTCTGAAATCTGAAGCATGTCTCATGTTTATTGACTAATTATGGCATGCGGCTGGACCAGTAAAATCCTGATGATACTGAATTTTAATACAGGtcaatgttttgatatgtttgcTTTTTCTTAAAGACAACAAATGATACTCAAGATAGCAATTGCATAATCAAAAAAATCCCTTGCATGCTTGGAGTTTGTTGTTACTTTTAATATAATGCCAAAGGAAATTGCATGTTGATTTTCATATCATTATCAGTTAGTTAGAACTTAGCACAGAGTAGTTGGCGGACAGCGTATTTGTTCATTTTCAGTTCTGGTTTTCCTTGTGATCCTATTCCTATTAGATTGCTTTCTACATGTGTTGGTATTTGTACAGTCCTAAAATTAGAGTTGTTTAAGCTTTGAATGCTTGGTCAGTGGTGACTCACATGTGTTGAATGATGCCTTTCttgtttatttgtttatttatctattttttgtaACATGACCTCATCATGATCTCTAAGTAATATTCCTTTGCAGTTTCCCCTCTTGTCAAAAAGTAATCGCTTGCAGAAGCTGGTGTTGAAAGCCACTCAGGAGAATTCTGACGAAATTGATTTGCTTGATTTTCCTGGTGGGCCATGGGCCTTTGAAATTTGTGCTAAATTTTGCTATGGAATGACTGTTACTCTCAATGCTTACAATGTAGCAGCTGCTCGTTGTGCAGCTGAGTACCTTGAGATGGCTGAGGATATTGATCGAGGGAACcttattttcaaaattgaggTATTTCTGAACTCCAGTATCTTCCGAAGCTGGAAGGATTCCATTGTTGTTCTTCAAACCACTGAATCTCTTCTGCCTTGGTCTGAAGATCTGAAGATTGTTGGAAGGTGCATAGATTCTATTGCATCTAAAACCTCTGCGGATCCAGCAAACATTACTTGGTCATACACATACAATAGGAAGTTATCAGTACCTGATAAAATAGTTGAAGATGGTGCAAAGTtacgagataaaattgaatcCATCCCTAGGGATTGGTGGGTGGAAGATATTTGTGCTCTGGAAATGGATGTCTACAAGCAAGTCATTCTCGCTATTAAATCAAAGGGAAGAGTGGACAGTACTATTATCGGGGAGGCATTGAAACATTATGCGGTCAGATGGTTGCCAGATTCATTAGATGAGTTAGTTTCTGATGGTTGTACTAGGAGCTATAAATATCTGGTGGAAACACTGGTTTGTTTATTGCCTTTAGACAAGGGTGTTGGTTGTCCATGTAGTTTCTTGCTGAAATTGTTGAAAATTGCTCTATTTGTTGGAGTGGATGATTCATCTAGGGAAGATTTGGTGAATAGAATCAGTTTAAAGTTGTATGAGGCTTCTGTTAAGGATTTGCTGATCCCAGCACAGTCCCCTCAAACCACATTATATGATGTGGAATTAGTACAATGTCTTGTGAATCGGTATGTAAGTTATAGTCGGGATTTGAGTGTTGAGAAGAATGATGAGACCAATGATTTTGTTTTGCTGCATAGGCATAGATACATGTTGAGTGTCGGGAAAACAATTGACGAATATCTCTCAGAAATTGCACACGACCCAAATCTCACCCTTGCCAGTTTTGTTGACTTGTCGCAATCTATTCCTGAATCTGCAAGACCAACTCATGATGGACTGTACAAAGCCGTTGACACCTATCTCAAGGTATTTATTTGTAACTTTGGCTCCATTCAATTTATGCTCTGGCATCATTGCAACTATAAAAGCTCTTAGAAAAATTGTCCTGGGTGTGTTCTtactttggcacttttaaggatcttctctgattctcaattTTATTCCTATGTGATTTGCACAAAGTGTACCGTAGCTGTCCTTAGATTGGTGATGTCAGTTGTTTGGAATGCCAAGTGGCATTCCCAGCTTGCACACATTGTGCTTGGGGATCTAAGAACTATACAGAAGATAGTTCAATTGCTTCCCTAAGTACTGAA
The genomic region above belongs to Manihot esculenta cultivar AM560-2 chromosome 3, M.esculenta_v8, whole genome shotgun sequence and contains:
- the LOC110611977 gene encoding BTB/POZ domain-containing protein NPY1 isoform X2, with protein sequence MTVTLNAYNVAAARCAAEYLEMAEDIDRGNLIFKIEVFLNSSIFRSWKDSIVVLQTTESLLPWSEDLKIVGRCIDSIASKTSADPANITWSYTYNRKLSVPDKIVEDGAKLRDKIESIPRDWWVEDICALEMDVYKQVILAIKSKGRVDSTIIGEALKHYAVRWLPDSLDELVSDGCTRSYKYLVETLVCLLPLDKGVGCPCSFLLKLLKIALFVGVDDSSREDLVNRISLKLYEASVKDLLIPAQSPQTTLYDVELVQCLVNRYVSYSRDLSVEKNDETNDFVLLHRHRYMLSVGKTIDEYLSEIAHDPNLTLASFVDLSQSIPESARPTHDGLYKAVDTYLKKHPSLTKAERKKICALMDVKKMTTNASMHAAQNDLLPLRVVVQVLFFEQVRACSGVQALNSNACNASNSMTNSDEEWEKTASDDNNVKKQMSQLKVKEEEFQKNGKLMKKNSKNNKSGIQLLPSRSRRIFDRLWVMGKGHGENRSSDTSGSSQSPTSMVPGDAKSSGSSSRQRRHSIS
- the LOC110611977 gene encoding BTB/POZ domain-containing protein NPY1 isoform X1, which encodes MKFMKLGSKPDAFQAEGKSVRYVSSELATDVTINVAQVKFYLHKFPLLSKSNRLQKLVLKATQENSDEIDLLDFPGGPWAFEICAKFCYGMTVTLNAYNVAAARCAAEYLEMAEDIDRGNLIFKIEVFLNSSIFRSWKDSIVVLQTTESLLPWSEDLKIVGRCIDSIASKTSADPANITWSYTYNRKLSVPDKIVEDGAKLRDKIESIPRDWWVEDICALEMDVYKQVILAIKSKGRVDSTIIGEALKHYAVRWLPDSLDELVSDGCTRSYKYLVETLVCLLPLDKGVGCPCSFLLKLLKIALFVGVDDSSREDLVNRISLKLYEASVKDLLIPAQSPQTTLYDVELVQCLVNRYVSYSRDLSVEKNDETNDFVLLHRHRYMLSVGKTIDEYLSEIAHDPNLTLASFVDLSQSIPESARPTHDGLYKAVDTYLKKHPSLTKAERKKICALMDVKKMTTNASMHAAQNDLLPLRVVVQVLFFEQVRACSGVQALNSNACNASNSMTNSDEEWEKTASDDNNVKKQMSQLKVKEEEFQKNGKLMKKNSKNNKSGIQLLPSRSRRIFDRLWVMGKGHGENRSSDTSGSSQSPTSMVPGDAKSSGSSSRQRRHSIS